The genomic stretch AAGTAACTGTGAGGCTTCGAGAATGCACAGTCCCTTCAAATGCTGCACGACAGAGCTGGGAAGTCACCTGCTGCTGGCACTGCATGGCTTCGCCAGTGCACTTTCATCCTACGACCACTAAAACGGCACAGGAAGCAAATatacagaaaactgaaaacaaataaaaacaaagatagaaaacaaaaaacctaaatatCTTTCACATGCAAGTTCAGTTAGTTACATTGAACATCCTACTTAGAATAGAGCATGCAAAAAAGGATGGTCTGCGTCTAAGGTTCTCCTCGGAAGCTTCACGTGGCAGCCGGACGTCACACGCACACGACACGAGAACACTAGAGCAGGTCAGTGAGGAAGGCCGGGACATTTTATACAGGTTCAGGTCTTGTGTGGTCACAAGTCCCACGATAATTTTGGAAACTCATGTTGGCCTCCTAGAACAAGGAACCAACATTCTGATAGCAGGAAAAGGCAAGCAATGCATGCAGATCTGAAACGTGAGCCTAGAACGAAGCCTGAAATACCGGGCGAGGGAGTGCAGTCAGTCACCGCGCAAGTGTGGGCTGAGCCaccaaaagtaaaaagaatggGGGGAATAAAgaacacaacaaaaaaaccccttccccttccttccaccctAAAGGCAACACATGGAACACTGATTAACATAACGGTGATCGTCACGCGTCACGTTCGTCTGGGGAGTGGCACACCACGTAGTACTGAAGCTGCTACAGGTACTTGCAGGAAAACCCCAATGCAAGTCACCAAGTGACCCAACCCTCAGGACACTTCCCAAGAACACTGGTTTTCAGCCTGAAGCCACCTCATCACGTCTGGGTGCACACGCTGGGCATACCCACTCTCTGGGCACACGTGTCCACATGCGCTTGGGAGCTGGGCCCAGCCTGGAGATTCGCATGCAGGGACTGTGACGAGAGCCTCCAGGGAAGGAGGTGACAGGTGTGCAGCATGACCCCTGTTCAAGCAGGAGGAGCGTCTGAGACCAGGTGCTCACCACAGGGAGACAACCTACACAGGCCGGGCGCTGCCCTGCTAGAGCGCGCGAGGTCACCACCCCACAGCACCACAGCACACAGCCTCGCCATGCAGACATGCATTCCGAGGCCACAGCTACAGAGTCTCTGAGGCCTCACGATCTGGGAGCTGACTCCCAGAACTCAGGCAAGTTTTCCAATCTCCACAAGAGACTGGTCTGACgtcctgcctctctcctggctttCGTACGGTCAGGGCTCATCCAAAACAAAGGGACAGATGGCCGTGTCGCTGGCACACTAACTACCTCTGCGGGTCTATTCCGGTGAAGCCCACCTTGTGGGAATCAGCCACGAGAGGGTCGTGCAGCCATGGGCTGCTTCCAGGCACACCCGGGGGCTAGCGCAGTGACCGGCCCTGACGTGGCAGGGCCCCTGGATGGGGAGAGCCCACATCAACAGCACTCGAGGAGCAAGACCGTGCAGCACCACAGAAGGCGGCCGGGGACCTGGCTGTTGTGCATCTAGATCCTCTTGTGGGGAAAAGCCTTCTGACCACAACCATGTACCAGTaagaacagtaataaaaataagtgttCCAGAGAACCTGCTGGCAGGCGGCAACACCATTCTGAAACTTGTATTTCTAATATAAAAGCACTAGGTTCTGCCAGGaacttaccacacacacacaaaccactgATGCACTGCTGCCTCTCAGATCCACGTACTAGAATCCAGACTGATTTGTACACATGAACGGACCGCTTGGGCCACCCAAAACACACCTGCACCACTGTGTGTGCACAAGTACCTGGGCTTTGctttaaaacagaaagaggatttatgattaaaaaatatgtaaacaaaaattTACAAAGCTTAGAATTAAAGGCAGCTTTTGACCCAGATTTCTAATGTTTTGTTGAATTCTGATGTGGGTCCAGCAACTGTTCTCAAGGGATTTATATTTGGACTCATGATTTAAAGCCTCCAGACTGAAACAGTGTCTGAACTTCCGACTTCCAGAACATGCTGAACATCCTGATGTTGTCTCCTGTGcccacatttaattttaaatagacaGCAGTAATATACAAAATAGGACTGACTTAGGACAAGCACTCCTGTTAAACTGGAGAATATTATTGAACCCCCACCCCAATCCACAAAGAAAGGACTGCCaaggaagagtgtgtgtgtgtgtgtgcgtgcgcgcgtaGTGCATATGGACACACACAGAGCTGGACAGGTAGATAGAGATACATACACGTCTCAAAAAAGAAGGCAGTACCGACAGTACCAAACTACGCTTGCAGTGTGGCAGCAGAGAAGGAGAGCTATGGTGACGGGGAGCTGGGGACGATCCAGTACAGTTCTATACGACCGCAATGCTAGCTTAACTTGCACCAAACTTGCCTTAACTCCCCTCCAGACACACAGACTTCTTTTAAGAGGAAGGAGTTCCTTACACAAAATGCTTTGTGTTCACATAAATCTGTACTATTCAGAACAAAACCAGTTCTGCTGGCAGAGATTGTGGGTTCGCAGGGACATTTAAGCTTTCATTAAACTGGAAAGCAATCAAGTCTTTATGTCTacaaattatacatttaatagTTCCACAAATTTGGCAAAGTTCATGATGACATCTAGGATGTTTTCACCAAATCGTAGACATAAATATGGAAATCGTCATCAAACTTGATGAAATAGACAGACGGTTTGGCCTCCACTTGATGAATGACCATGCCAGTCCTTTTAGAGCCGTCCTCTTTGGCATATTCCACTTGTTTGCCTACCAGGCTGTCCACAACTTCTCCTGGTTCCCTTTCTGCTGGAGGAGAATCATCTGTGttaaagaggggaaagaaaagaatttaaagtcaAATTTTAGGTATGTACCAATTCACATgtctattttcataataattttttaaaaacttcacatCCCTGATTATCTAGGGCAAGAGTCGGCAATGTTTTCTTcaagggccagatggtaaatatgtGAGGCTTGAGGCTGTACGGTGTCTGCACAGactactcagctctgccagtCACAGGGGAGCAGTCGCGGGGGTGCCTAAATGAAAGGTGTGGCTGTATGCctgtaaaactttatttattaaaacagtgTGCCGCCCCCCAGGACCAGGGTGGGTAAAGGATTTTGAAAATCATAAGCAGAAATTCCCATGGCTCCTGTGTAGTAACAGCTGAGAATGAGAGGTGAGGGCTCAGCAGGGCAAGACCAGGGAAAAGCCGAGCCCCACAGGACTTGCCACTGGTAATAGCGCCCCCTGGGACGCTGAGAAGACACACCCTCCTGGGCTTTCCCAGGTCACCCCACCACACAGTCTCCCCCAGCTCAGCTTCTGAGTAAGAGTTCCCGTGCTCTGATATGAGTTCCCGCGCTCTGAACACAGGTGCCCAGCGCCACCCTCCGGCCCAGACCAATCACAACGGGTCCCCCGGGTCCCCCAAGATGACAGAGGTCCCCTCTGCCCGGGGCCTGTTGGGTGACCCTGGCAAAGCCACGCCACGCCACCCTGGGCGAGAACGGCTCGGAGCACAGCAACAAGCGACCACCGGCTCCCATGGCGAAGctgggagcagcagggcaggTGCGGCGAACTCTTCAGCCAGGAGCAGCACCGGCCTCCCACCCCAGGCGCCTTGCTCACACCACATGGAGCACCCTCAGTCTCGCAGCCCTGAGCCTGCCACCTCGACCAGCCCACGCCCAGCCTTGTTTCAGCGGGTCTCTGAGCAAGGAAGCCTGGCCAAGCCACAGGGCCAAACCACACACTGTTCCCTTGCCAGGCAGTGGCGCCAAGCCCACCTCACTTTAGGAACACCTCCAGTTTACAGAGCTTTGGGAGCTTACAGAGCTTTAGGAGCTGGGACGGCCGCCACCTCAGCAACCCCAGCAGGATGTCAGGGCCTCTCGCCGAAGCCCCCCGCACAGAGGCCCCTGCACAGCACTCACACCGGAGCATCATCACTGTGGGCCAAACACTTGCTGAAGCAGTGTTTGGGATGGGAGGAAAAGACTGAAAGGGCAAGGGGGTCTGGGGGACACCACACACAATGCAAAGGCCCACGCTTTCCAGCAGTGAGGCAGCAGTCCTTACTGTGGGTCCTTTtctacaaaaaagttaaaaacccaACTTCATATAGGCTGGAGAAGTGCTCTTAAGGAACACTCTCCTGATAATTAAATTCCTGcccatataaatattttccattacaGACTTATGACAAACCCTAAGACAAAGAAGGTAGAAAGTCAGGGCCAGATGAGCACAAGTGCTGGAGGAAGAACCCAACGAGAACAGACATGCTGTCACCCCATCCAGGCCTGGGAGCCCAGTGCTGGAGGCAAGGCTATGGAGcagtttaaaaaagaacaggCTTACCacccaaaaatgaaattaagagaatAATTTCATTCATAACAGTATCAAAAAGAGCACAAAATTCAGGAATAAAACCTAACAAAGAAGTACAAAACTGCTACTCTGAGAACGTCAAGACACTGTTGATAGACATCTGTAAATCTCAGCAAAGCGGAGAGTATTCCTGTGCTCCCGGGTTAGAAGGCTTCATATTGTCAAGATAATCAGATTCAATCCCCCTCTGAGTCCCAGCTGACTTCTTTgcagaaactgacaaactgattCCAAAATTCATGAAATCGCAAGGAACTCAGAAAAATCCAAACAATCCTGAGAGAGAACATAGGATTCAGCACTGCCCAACATCGTAACTTACCCCAGAGCCGGGTAACCGAGTGTGGCACATGTCCCCCGAGGCACAGGCACACAGAGCAGCACCCAAAGCCCAGGAACACAGCTGTCCATCCACAACCAGCTTCTTTCCACCACCAGCAGGGAAACAAGTCTTTCCACAACATGGTGCTCAGACAACACGCAGAATGAAGGTGGACCCTCCAGCACATCATGAAAATTAATGCAAAACAtttcaaagatctaaatgtaagagcaaTGCCTACAAGACccgtaaaagaaaagaaagaggtaggTCATCATGACCTTGACCTTGGCCTTGGCAAAGACTGTCAGacacaacaccaaaagcacaaggtacaaaaggaaaactaaagtGGCCTTCGTCACAATGAAAAACTTCTGTGCTTTGAACACCACCAAGACCGTGAAAAGAAACCCACCGAATATGAGAAAGTGTCTGCAAATCCTACACGTCAGGAGATCCGCACCAAGACCCAGACTTGATAAACACAGCAACAGAATGGCGGTGACGAGAAACAGGCAGACAGCACCAATAGgcttctccaaaaaagacatagaaacGGCCAGTAACACACAGAAGGCCGCCTGGTGTCTGTAGCGGTCAGGGAAATGTAAACCAAGCCCATGGTGAGGTAGTGTTTCGCAACCAGGACAGTTAGAGCCAAAAGTCAGGTAACACGAAGTGTTTGTGTCAGAGCCCTCAGACACAGTTGACGTGCATGGAGAAGGGTACAGCGGTCTCGAAAACCAGTCTGGCGGTTCCCCAAAGATTCAGCAGTGACCACACACCCAACGGTCCCAGTCCTCAGCAAGCACTCAGGGGAACTGAAAACAAACGTCCACTGAGAAACCTGCACACAAAGGTTTACAGCAACATCCTTCATCATCACCAAGAGGTGGTCTACAACACACGTGCCCATCAGTGGATGGGTGAATAAACGTGCATACAGTGCAATTGTACTTGgccattaaaagaaatgaagcacaGACACTTGCCACAACACGGATGAGCCCTGAAAATGCTGAGCTAATAAGGAAGTCACTCACGAGGAGTCTACATGACACACTCCACCCACGGACAAGTCCACACCCAGGATAGGACACCCAAATAGAAAGCACAGGACTTGAGGCAAAAATGCAAAACTTCACAACCTATGCTTGGTGCATGACTAGAAGAATAATTTAAccctcaaattaaaataaaaatcaaaataaaataagatacatgTACAAAAATAGATCATCAAATATCTCATTCTAAAATTCAAGTTCCTTTGGAATTATCAGAAACAAAGATTGCCAATGTACACTTACTAGAATCGGGCATAATGCGAAGGTCGCCTTCTTTATAATCATCTAGGAGCTGGTACATGTACAAGACGGGATCCTTCTCGTAGGTGATGTAGAACCACGTGTTCATGATAGGGGCGCGCGCTAGGACCATCCCCCTCCACTCGTCCTTGGAGCCATCCTCCGTCTCAAACATGTGCTCTACCGCCTTGCCGATCATCGTGTCGGCCAGGTGTGCATCACTGATTCGAGAAGTCGCTGTGGACAAGAAGCAAACAACGGTTCACATGGGGGTTTTACAAGATCCGTACTGTGGAGACTGAGCTCCGGCAGAGGGACAGCCTGAGACGTGGTCCACGCACCACAGTAGTGGCACAAGGgccagcaggaggcagcaggggccAGGCCCACAGTACTGCTGGGGGCCCAGAGCACGGGCTCCCATGGCACCTCCTGGTTCTGTCCCCAGGCAGCTCCTGGTTCTTCTCCTGCACTCCTCTGCCCTACACTGATTCTACCTGGAACTTCCAATGGTTTTATTCGAGGTATAAAGTGTTTAGTGTTAATGGTTACTTTATATACTGAGTAATCACAGCCTCACTCTAACTGCAGAGCAGGAGCGGTCACATACACCGTCACCCCACTTCCCTTTATTAACACCTGGGTAACACAAGCCAGGGGATGCAAGCTAAGAAATTTCACCCATGCCAGGCCAGAGAGGGGACTCTCATATGCATGGTGACCAGACTGCGCCTGGCATCAGTCACGGCAGCCAGCGCTTTGGCTTAAAATGCCCCAGTGCTTCCACCTGGTCATGTGAAAATCAAACCATTTCCCTGGGCCTGGCAGCCTCCCTTCTtggcctgtccctctgcccccatgggcctctctctccttcccaccagGCTCCTCTGTCTCCAGGACCACAAGGTGAGATCAGCCCCACACCAGCCACCTGTCGTGTCCTCCACTTTACTTATTCCCTAATGACACCTGGCATCACCTGCAGTGATCCTGTTCCTGGCTCAGACAGCGTCTGCATTCCCACACTGAGACCCCAGGGCGTCAACAACTACCGTACAAACTAATTCTCAGGCCTGCTCTGTGTGAAGAGGCAGGCGGACAATCACAACCTTCCTTTTATTAATAGTGGGAAAATCATGAAGGATCCTAATGATGCAAAGATTTCTCTTGTCCTCACATTTTAGACAactgtcattaaaaacaaattagcaCTTCTATTTCATTCATAATCGCTTCTATTTCTGTTAAAATTCAAAGGAACAGATTGTAATTTCTTGCTCAAGATACTGTTACCTAATTTTATTAGAAGGACACTCCAAGCACATATGGTGGTTCTCTCCACTTACACATGCAGGAATTCTCCAAAATTACACAAAATTCCCCACCGCACACTAAAACAAAGCCTACTACACTCTTTGGGCCAGAAGTTCTCAAAGTTCGATCTCCAGACtcctatattcttaaaatatttctgaggatCTAAAACTGcattttagcaaaaataaataaataaatgaatgaatgaatgaataaataaataaataaataaataaatattaaaaatgcactTTAGCATATGGATAGCTATCAGAATCAGCTGTTGgaaattataaatgacaaatcTACAGAATTCATTTCTAACAAAAAATAACTATATCTTCTTATAAAAATGTAGTAGGAAGTGTGTAGCTTCACATCTCTGTACACCTCCTGATACCCAGCTCTACAGGGCAGCCAGGTTGTCCTATATGCTCCAGTAAtcagtcacatgctcttccagtGGACACACAAAATCCAACCTCACAAAGCCCTGCTGCTGAAAAGGGGCTTTTCAGGAAACCAGATGCTCCCCTATGATGCTACTTGACAATCAACATGTGGTAGCTCCTTCATGGTTAAGTGTGGTGCAGAATCTGGAATTGTTATCAGCAAACCTGTCACAGTCacaataaaaatgtctccagaagagataaagaacttctacaactcagcagcaaaaaaaaataatctgatggAAAATGGGCAAGGATCCGAATAGATTCTGCAGAGATGACAGACAAGTGGCCGTAAAGCatgtgagaagatgctcaacatcactaaatGTCAGGGAGACTCACATCAAAACTGACAgagagggggcagccccggtggcgcagcggtttggcgccgcctgcagcccagggcatgatcctggagaccctggatcgagtcccacatcaggctctctgtatgatgcctgcttctccctctgcctgtgtctctgcctctctatctctctctctcatgaatgaataaataaaaaaatctttaaaaaaaaaaaaatgacagagagggacgcctggggggttcagcagttgaatgtctgccttcggctcaggtcatgatcccagagtcctgggatcgagtcttgcattgggctcccggcatggagcctgcttctccctctgcctatgtctctgcctctctgtgtctcatgaataaataaaatcttaaaaaaataaaacacaaacgaaaaaaaaaaaaaacacccaacagGGCACGCCAAGGGTTGGGGAGGACAGGAGAGAAACCAGAGCCTGTGCCTGCAGCTGGGAACCCAAGATGCTACGAGCGTTGTGAAGAACAGCACAGGGACACCCCAGCAATTCCACCTGGGGCACTGTCCTCGAGGGACAGGAAAGCAGGG from Canis lupus dingo isolate Sandy chromosome 1, ASM325472v2, whole genome shotgun sequence encodes the following:
- the SPIN1 gene encoding spindlin-1 isoform X1; its protein translation is MKTPFGKTPGQRSRADAGHAGVSASMMKKRTSHKKHRSSVGPSKPVSQPRRNIVGCRIQHGWKEGNGPVTQWKGTVLDQVPVNPSLYLIKYDGFDCVYGLELNKDERVSALEVLPDRVATSRISDAHLADTMIGKAVEHMFETEDGSKDEWRGMVLARAPIMNTWFYITYEKDPVLYMYQLLDDYKEGDLRIMPDSNDSPPAEREPGEVVDSLVGKQVEYAKEDGSKRTGMVIHQVEAKPSVYFIKFDDDFHIYVYDLVKTS
- the SPIN1 gene encoding spindlin-1 isoform X2 yields the protein MMKKRTSHKKHRSSVGPSKPVSQPRRNIVGCRIQHGWKEGNGPVTQWKGTVLDQVPVNPSLYLIKYDGFDCVYGLELNKDERVSALEVLPDRVATSRISDAHLADTMIGKAVEHMFETEDGSKDEWRGMVLARAPIMNTWFYITYEKDPVLYMYQLLDDYKEGDLRIMPDSNDSPPAEREPGEVVDSLVGKQVEYAKEDGSKRTGMVIHQVEAKPSVYFIKFDDDFHIYVYDLVKTS